The nucleotide window AGTATCTTTTGATTGAGTTGCCGACCCTGTTTATTACCAAGGCGGTTTCGTTGATGATCCGGCAGTTAAAGGACAGAGGAATTGTTCCCATTATTGCCCACGCGGAAAGAAACCCCATGATTATGGAAAAGCCTGAAATCACAGCAGAGCTTGTCTATAGTGGTGCTGCCATACAGATTACCGCAGGCAGCCTGAAAGGGGAGTTCGGAAAACCAGCCATGAGGACGGCCAAGGTATTGTTATCCATGGATCAGGTTTTCTGTATGGGTTCGGATATTCATCCGGGTCGAAAATACCGTATGGCAGATGCAAAAAAATCTTTGATCAAGCTGGTGGGTAGTACCAATGCTGAATTGATTACAAGAGAAAATCCATTTGCCATTCTGGAAAGTGTAGGGTCTTTATCAAAAGTTTGTATATAAAAAGCAGAT belongs to Desulfobacula toluolica Tol2 and includes:
- a CDS encoding tyrosine-protein phosphatase, producing the protein MIDTHSHILAAIDDGARDLTESILFIKQAVDQGVEIIFATPHSFDGVFNCTIEMILQACSDLMELLEKKGISIQVLPGSEVRVNHNLVMEYDKGNLLTLGDGGKYLLIELPTLFITKAVSLMIRQLKDRGIVPIIAHAERNPMIMEKPEITAELVYSGAAIQITAGSLKGEFGKPAMRTAKVLLSMDQVFCMGSDIHPGRKYRMADAKKSLIKLVGSTNAELITRENPFAILESVGSLSKVCI